The Roseovarius indicus genome has a segment encoding these proteins:
- the purN gene encoding phosphoribosylglycinamide formyltransferase, which yields MVALLDSMTGDHPARPCLVLANSAEAGGLAKAEARGVPTAVVDHRPFKGDRPAFEAALQAELEKADAEILCLAGFMRILTEGFVRPWQGRMLNIHPSLLPKYPGLNTHARALDAGDTEAGCTVHEVIPDLDAGPLLGQATVPILPGDTPDTLAARVLKQEHILYPAVLRRFASGDRDPLLIDTRD from the coding sequence ATGGTGGCGCTGCTCGACAGCATGACCGGCGACCACCCGGCGCGACCCTGTCTCGTGCTGGCGAACTCGGCCGAGGCCGGGGGGCTTGCCAAGGCCGAGGCGCGCGGCGTGCCAACCGCCGTGGTCGATCACCGCCCCTTCAAGGGCGACCGCCCGGCCTTCGAGGCGGCGCTGCAGGCGGAACTGGAAAAGGCTGATGCCGAGATCCTCTGCCTTGCCGGCTTCATGCGCATCCTGACCGAAGGCTTCGTCCGCCCGTGGCAGGGGCGCATGCTCAATATCCACCCCTCTCTCTTGCCGAAATATCCCGGCCTCAACACCCATGCCCGCGCCCTTGACGCCGGCGATACCGAGGCCGGCTGCACCGTGCACGAGGTCATTCCCGACCTCGATGCCGGGCCCTTGCTGGGGCAGGCGACGGTGCCGATCCTCCCCGGTGACACCCCCGACACGCTGGCCGCACGGGTGCTGAAACAGGAACATATCCTCTACCCGGCCGTCCTGCGCCGCTTCGCGTCAGGTGACCGCGACCCGCTGTTGATCGACACCCGCGACTGA
- a CDS encoding corrinoid protein: MSDEEDDIILSELDDEELVQQMFDDLYDGLKEEIEEGVNILLERGWQPYQVLTEALVGGMTIVGKDFRDGILFVPEVLLAANAMKGGMAILKPLLAETGAPRVGKMVIGTVKGDIHDIGKNLVSMMMEGAGFEVVDLGINNPVENYLEALETEQPDILGMSALLTTTMPYMKVVIDTMVEQGVRDDYIVLVGGAPLNEEFGKAIGADAYCRDAAVAVETAKTFVSRKHNQGATG, encoded by the coding sequence ATGTCCGATGAAGAAGACGACATCATCCTTTCGGAACTGGACGACGAAGAACTTGTCCAGCAGATGTTCGACGACCTCTATGATGGTCTGAAGGAAGAGATCGAGGAAGGGGTCAACATTCTTCTCGAGCGCGGCTGGCAGCCCTACCAGGTGCTGACCGAGGCGCTGGTCGGCGGCATGACCATCGTCGGCAAGGATTTCCGCGACGGTATCCTGTTCGTGCCCGAGGTGCTTCTGGCGGCCAACGCGATGAAGGGCGGCATGGCCATCCTCAAGCCGCTGCTGGCCGAAACCGGCGCACCCCGCGTCGGCAAGATGGTCATCGGCACCGTCAAGGGCGACATCCACGACATCGGCAAGAACCTCGTCTCGATGATGATGGAAGGTGCCGGCTTCGAAGTGGTCGACCTCGGGATCAACAACCCGGTCGAGAACTATCTCGAAGCGCTGGAAACCGAGCAGCCCGACATTCTCGGCATGTCGGCCCTGCTGACCACCACCATGCCCTACATGAAGGTCGTGATCGACACGATGGTGGAACAGGGCGTGCGCGATGATTACATCGTGCTCGTGGGCGGCGCGCCGCTGAACGAGGAATTCGGCAAGGCGATCGGCGCCGACGCCTATTGCCGTGACGCGGCCGTGGCGGTGGAAACCGCCAAGACCTTCGTCAGCCGCAAGCACAACCAGGGCGCCACGGGCTGA
- a CDS encoding DUF1638 domain-containing protein codes for MTDLPSDTTLTERGFAEPAKGRILLIACGALAREILALKRANGWDHMVLQCLPAKYHLYPDKITQAVEETVRENRGAFDDIFVVYADCGTGGLLQAKCAELGVEMVAGPHCYSFFEGNDTFAARDEITAFYLTDFLVKQFDAFVWKPMGLDRHPELRDMIFGNYTKLVYQAQVNDPALEAKARDCAARLGLDYEYRFTGYGDLKTALAARA; via the coding sequence ATGACCGACCTGCCAAGCGACACCACCCTGACCGAGCGCGGCTTTGCCGAGCCCGCGAAGGGCCGCATCCTGCTGATTGCCTGCGGCGCGCTGGCGCGGGAGATCCTGGCGCTGAAACGCGCCAATGGCTGGGATCACATGGTCCTGCAATGCCTGCCCGCCAAGTACCACCTCTACCCCGACAAGATCACGCAGGCCGTCGAAGAGACCGTGCGCGAGAACCGCGGTGCCTTTGACGACATCTTCGTCGTCTACGCCGATTGCGGCACCGGCGGGCTGCTACAGGCCAAATGCGCCGAGCTGGGCGTCGAGATGGTCGCGGGCCCGCATTGCTATTCCTTCTTCGAAGGCAACGACACCTTCGCCGCCCGCGACGAGATCACCGCCTTCTACCTCACCGATTTCCTGGTGAAGCAGTTCGACGCCTTCGTGTGGAAGCCCATGGGCCTCGACCGTCACCCCGAACTGCGGGACATGATCTTCGGCAATTACACCAAGCTGGTTTATCAAGCCCAGGTTAACGACCCGGCGCTTGAAGCGAAGGCGCGCGATTGTGCCGCGCGACTCGGGCTGGACTACGAATACCGCTTCACCGGTTACGGAGATCTTAAGACCGCGCTCGCAGCCCGGGCCTGA
- a CDS encoding DUF4242 domain-containing protein produces MQAYLIERDIPGVGSMTSEELCGAAATSNTALSQLAPKVQWQHSYVTGDKTFCIYLAEDEAAIHEHAKLSGFPATKVTPITGRIDPTTANR; encoded by the coding sequence ATGCAAGCCTATCTCATCGAACGCGATATTCCCGGCGTCGGGTCCATGACGTCGGAAGAGCTGTGCGGCGCGGCCGCCACTTCGAACACGGCCCTGAGCCAGCTGGCCCCGAAGGTTCAGTGGCAACATTCCTACGTGACCGGCGACAAGACCTTTTGCATCTACCTTGCCGAAGACGAGGCCGCGATCCACGAACACGCCAAGCTGAGCGGCTTCCCGGCCACCAAGGTCACCCCGATCACCGGCCGGATCGATCCGACGACCGCGAACCGCTGA
- the bmt gene encoding betaine--homocysteine S-methyltransferase, with protein MTNALSRMMETRDWILADGATGTNLFNMGLSSGDAPEMWNEEHPDRIEKLYTMAVDAGSDLFLTNSFGGNASRLKLHGAEKRARELSRISAEIGREVADRRDRPVIVAGSVGPTGEIMAPMGSLTHELAVEIFHEQADGLKEGGADVLWLETISAPEEYKAAAEAFRLADMPWCGTMSFDTAGRTMMGLTSADMADMVEKLDTPPLAYGANCGVGASDLMRTVLGFVAQGTGRPIIAKGNAGIPKYVDGHIHYDGTPELMAEYAVLARDAGATIIGGCCGTMPEHLSKMREALETRERGERPTLDQITEALGAFSSAVDGTEEDSDQQSARRGRGGRRRRG; from the coding sequence ATGACCAACGCCCTCTCCCGCATGATGGAAACCCGCGATTGGATTCTGGCCGACGGCGCCACCGGAACCAACCTTTTCAACATGGGCCTCAGCTCGGGCGACGCCCCCGAGATGTGGAACGAAGAGCATCCCGACCGCATCGAGAAGCTCTACACCATGGCGGTGGACGCGGGCAGCGACCTGTTCCTGACCAACTCCTTCGGCGGCAACGCCTCGCGGCTCAAGCTGCACGGGGCTGAAAAGCGGGCGCGCGAGTTGTCGCGTATCTCGGCCGAGATCGGCCGCGAGGTGGCCGACCGGCGCGATCGTCCGGTCATCGTCGCCGGTTCCGTGGGGCCCACGGGCGAGATCATGGCGCCCATGGGCTCTCTCACCCACGAACTGGCCGTCGAGATCTTCCACGAACAGGCCGACGGGCTGAAGGAAGGCGGGGCTGACGTACTGTGGCTCGAGACCATTTCGGCGCCCGAGGAATACAAGGCCGCGGCCGAGGCGTTCCGCCTGGCCGACATGCCCTGGTGCGGCACGATGAGCTTCGACACCGCCGGCCGCACGATGATGGGCCTGACCTCGGCCGACATGGCCGACATGGTCGAGAAGCTCGACACCCCGCCGCTGGCCTATGGTGCCAATTGCGGCGTGGGCGCCTCCGACCTGATGCGCACCGTGCTGGGCTTCGTGGCGCAGGGCACCGGGCGTCCGATCATTGCCAAGGGCAACGCGGGCATTCCCAAGTATGTCGACGGGCACATCCATTACGACGGCACGCCGGAGCTGATGGCCGAATACGCCGTCCTGGCCCGGGATGCCGGCGCCACGATCATCGGCGGCTGCTGCGGCACCATGCCCGAGCACCTGTCGAAGATGCGCGAGGCGCTGGAGACCCGCGAGCGCGGCGAACGGCCGACGCTCGACCAGATCACCGAGGCGCTTGGCGCGTTCTCCTCGGCCGTCGACGGCACCGAAGAGGACAGCGATCAGCAATCCGCCCGCAGGGGCCGCGGCGGGCGGCGCCGCCGGGGCTGA
- a CDS encoding LysR family transcriptional regulator, with amino-acid sequence MRLSHLNGWRAVEAVHRLGGIAAAADDLGVTRAAVTAQVRGLEDRLGRVLFTRTPGGLRPTPDLVAVADRLTEAMTALARAQKALTFEPPGNRVAVSVTQTFAETWLPRHLPDLFPRLGQIDLILNTTWDVVDLHGADLHFAIRYMGEITGDLAGIPLLPSGVVPVCTPDFAARYGLGEGAMDVSGVPLVHIDVPTTDPDWAGWSRWGQEMGVPVDISQETQPRYALTGSGVRLAHSGVGLVLGGLSEIFASLARGTLIMPFGQRSVFPGAYEHKLIWIDGQRFGPVQRAFRDWVVEKAREDRRVMAEVFGL; translated from the coding sequence ATGCGGCTTTCGCATCTCAACGGATGGCGGGCGGTCGAGGCCGTGCATCGCCTCGGCGGCATCGCGGCGGCGGCAGACGATCTCGGCGTCACGCGGGCGGCGGTCACGGCCCAGGTGCGAGGGCTTGAAGACCGTCTGGGCCGGGTCCTGTTCACCCGAACGCCCGGTGGCCTCAGACCGACCCCGGATCTGGTTGCCGTGGCGGACCGGCTGACCGAGGCAATGACGGCGCTGGCCCGCGCCCAGAAGGCGCTGACGTTCGAGCCGCCGGGGAACCGCGTCGCGGTTTCGGTCACGCAAACCTTTGCGGAAACCTGGCTGCCCCGGCATCTGCCCGACCTTTTTCCGCGGTTGGGTCAGATCGACCTGATCCTGAACACAACCTGGGACGTGGTCGATCTGCACGGTGCGGATCTGCATTTCGCCATTCGCTACATGGGCGAGATCACCGGCGATCTGGCCGGCATTCCGCTTTTGCCCAGCGGTGTGGTGCCGGTCTGCACGCCGGACTTCGCCGCGCGCTACGGGCTGGGCGAGGGAGCGATGGATGTCAGTGGCGTTCCCCTGGTTCATATCGACGTGCCCACGACCGACCCGGACTGGGCCGGATGGTCGCGCTGGGGACAGGAGATGGGCGTGCCGGTGGACATCTCGCAGGAGACGCAGCCGCGCTATGCCCTCACCGGAAGCGGCGTGCGGCTGGCGCATTCCGGTGTCGGCCTGGTGCTGGGCGGGCTGTCCGAGATCTTCGCCTCCCTGGCGCGCGGCACGTTGATCATGCCGTTCGGGCAAAGATCCGTTTTCCCCGGGGCTTACGAGCACAAGCTCATCTGGATAGATGGTCAGCGCTTCGGCCCGGTCCAGCGCGCCTTCCGCGACTGGGTCGTGGAAAAGGCGCGCGAAGACCGTCGGGTCATGGCAGAGGTGTTCGGCCTCTGA
- the purC gene encoding phosphoribosylaminoimidazolesuccinocarboxamide synthase has product MARRKKIYEGKAKTLYEGPEPGTIVQYFKDDATAFNAEKKDVIEGKGVLNNMLSEYFMTGLTNVGIPNHFMKRLNMREQLVRACEIIPLEVIVRNYAAGSMAKRLGMDEGTQLPRPIVEYCLKNDKLGDPLVTEEHIAAFGWATQQDMDDILSLALRVNDFLAGVMYGVGIKLIDFKIEIGRVYEGDFMRLIVADEISPDSCRLWDIETGQKLDKDVFRRDLGSLTDAYSEVAKRLGVMPKASTPMTKPHLIN; this is encoded by the coding sequence ATGGCGCGTCGCAAGAAAATCTACGAAGGCAAGGCCAAAACCCTGTACGAAGGGCCGGAACCGGGCACCATCGTGCAATACTTCAAGGATGACGCCACCGCCTTCAACGCCGAAAAGAAGGACGTGATCGAAGGCAAGGGCGTGCTCAACAACATGCTGAGCGAGTATTTCATGACCGGACTGACGAATGTCGGCATCCCGAACCACTTCATGAAACGGCTCAACATGCGCGAGCAGCTGGTCCGCGCCTGCGAGATCATTCCGCTCGAGGTGATCGTGCGCAACTATGCCGCCGGCTCGATGGCCAAGCGGCTGGGGATGGACGAAGGCACGCAACTGCCGCGTCCGATCGTGGAATACTGCCTCAAGAACGACAAGCTGGGCGATCCGCTTGTCACCGAGGAACATATCGCCGCCTTCGGCTGGGCCACCCAGCAGGACATGGACGATATCCTGAGCCTCGCGCTGCGGGTCAACGATTTTCTCGCCGGCGTGATGTATGGCGTCGGCATCAAGCTGATCGATTTCAAGATCGAGATCGGCCGGGTCTACGAGGGCGATTTCATGCGCCTGATCGTCGCTGACGAGATCTCGCCCGACAGCTGCCGGCTGTGGGACATCGAGACCGGCCAGAAGCTCGACAAGGACGTGTTCCGCCGCGACCTGGGCAGCCTGACGGATGCCTATTCGGAAGTGGCCAAGCGGCTGGGGGTCATGCCCAAGGCATCGACGCCGATGACCAAGCCGCACCTGATCAACTGA
- a CDS encoding SufE family protein, with protein MATEAFEEIVEDFEFLEDWEDRYRYVIDRGKAMDPLDDALKVPATKVDGCASQVWLHPRIENDTFSFEGESDAMIVRGLIAVLKALYNGLPVQEVPKVDAQGELARLGLNDHLSSQRSNGLRAMVERIRSVAAEAA; from the coding sequence TTGGCCACCGAGGCATTTGAAGAGATCGTCGAGGATTTCGAGTTTCTCGAAGACTGGGAAGACCGCTATCGTTACGTGATCGACCGGGGCAAGGCGATGGACCCGCTCGACGACGCGCTGAAGGTGCCGGCGACCAAGGTCGACGGCTGCGCGAGCCAGGTCTGGCTGCACCCCCGGATCGAGAACGACACCTTCAGTTTCGAGGGCGAAAGCGACGCGATGATCGTGCGCGGGCTGATCGCGGTGCTGAAGGCGCTCTATAACGGCTTGCCCGTGCAGGAGGTGCCGAAGGTCGACGCCCAGGGCGAGCTGGCGCGGCTGGGGCTGAACGATCACCTGTCCTCGCAACGCTCCAACGGTCTACGGGCAATGGTGGAGCGTATCCGCAGCGTCGCGGCCGAGGCGGCCTGA
- a CDS encoding PA0069 family radical SAM protein: protein MDDSMSDTVDPRLRRAGRGAQSNAAGRYERHGRVFEEDGWDVAPEETALRTQVSTETPRRMITYNRSPDLPFDRSINPYRGCEHGCIYCFARPSHAWLGLSAGLDFETRLVARPEAPEVLAKELSSKRYSPETIAIGTNTDPYQPIEKAHGIMRDCLQVLSEFNHPVGIVTKGTLIERDIDILSDMAARGLVRVGLSVTTLDAGLSRKMEPRAPSPKRRLQVMERLSQAGISVRIMTSPIVPAINDHEIEALLQAGKDAGAEAASWVMLRLPLEVSPLFKEWLETHFPDRAARVMGLVRGMHGGKEYDPEWGRRMRGEGAHAEMIAARFRVAARRLGLDRRLPPLRRDLFRVPGRAEQLDLF, encoded by the coding sequence ATGGATGACAGCATGTCGGATACAGTTGACCCGAGACTCAGGCGCGCCGGGCGCGGGGCGCAGAGCAATGCGGCCGGCCGGTACGAGCGGCACGGCCGCGTTTTCGAAGAGGACGGCTGGGATGTCGCGCCGGAGGAAACCGCGCTGCGCACGCAGGTGAGCACAGAAACGCCCCGCCGGATGATCACCTACAACCGCTCGCCCGATCTTCCCTTCGACCGGTCGATCAACCCGTACAGGGGGTGCGAGCATGGCTGCATCTACTGTTTCGCCCGGCCGAGCCATGCGTGGCTGGGCCTGTCGGCGGGGCTCGATTTCGAGACCCGGCTGGTCGCGCGGCCCGAGGCGCCGGAGGTGCTGGCGAAGGAGCTGTCGAGCAAGCGCTACAGCCCGGAAACCATTGCCATCGGCACCAACACCGACCCTTACCAACCGATTGAAAAGGCTCACGGTATCATGCGCGACTGCCTGCAGGTGCTGAGCGAGTTCAATCACCCGGTGGGGATCGTGACCAAGGGCACGCTGATCGAACGCGACATCGACATACTGTCGGACATGGCCGCCCGCGGGCTGGTGCGCGTCGGGCTATCCGTGACGACGCTCGATGCCGGCCTGTCGCGCAAGATGGAACCCCGGGCGCCGTCGCCCAAGCGGCGCCTGCAGGTGATGGAACGGCTGAGCCAAGCCGGCATCTCGGTCAGGATCATGACCTCGCCCATCGTGCCGGCGATCAACGATCACGAGATCGAGGCGCTGCTTCAGGCCGGGAAGGACGCGGGCGCCGAGGCCGCGAGCTGGGTCATGCTGCGCCTGCCGCTGGAGGTGTCGCCGCTCTTCAAGGAGTGGCTGGAGACGCATTTCCCCGACCGGGCGGCGCGGGTCATGGGGCTGGTGCGGGGCATGCATGGCGGCAAGGAGTACGATCCGGAATGGGGCCGGCGCATGCGGGGCGAGGGGGCCCATGCCGAGATGATCGCGGCGCGGTTCCGGGTGGCGGCGCGGCGGCTGGGGCTCGACAGGCGCCTGCCGCCGCTGCGCCGCGACCTGTTTCGCGTACCGGGCCGCGCCGAACAGCTTGACCTGTTCTGA
- a CDS encoding DUF1476 domain-containing protein, whose translation MTTFDDRENAFENKFAHDEEMKFKAEMRRNKLLGLWAAELLGKTGDDANAYAVEVVKSDFEEAGHEDVVRKVAGDLGDLADADTIRGKMDELLKIAKDQVMKEA comes from the coding sequence ATGACCACATTCGACGATCGCGAAAACGCCTTCGAAAACAAGTTCGCCCATGACGAGGAGATGAAGTTCAAGGCCGAGATGCGCCGGAACAAGCTTCTGGGCCTGTGGGCGGCAGAACTTTTGGGCAAGACCGGCGATGACGCCAATGCCTATGCCGTGGAGGTGGTGAAATCGGATTTCGAGGAAGCCGGCCACGAGGACGTCGTGCGCAAGGTCGCGGGCGACCTTGGCGATCTCGCCGATGCCGACACCATCCGCGGCAAGATGGACGAACTGCTCAAGATCGCCAAGGACCAGGTGATGAAAGAGGCCTAA
- the purM gene encoding phosphoribosylformylglycinamidine cyclo-ligase produces the protein MSKGKNGITYAEAGVDIDAGNALVERIKPAAKRTARPGVMAGLGGFGALFDLKGAGYDDPILVAATDGVGTKLRIAIDTGNVETIGIDLVAMCVNDLVCQGAEPLFFLDYFATGKLETETAARIIEGIAEGCAQSGCALIGGETAEMPGMYEAGDFDLAGFAVGAMERGADLPAGVQAGDVLLGLGSSGVHSNGYSLVRKLVEISGLGWESDCPWSDGTLGAALLAPTRLYVRQALEAVRAGGVHALAHITGGGLTENLPRVLPDDLGAEIDLDAWELPGVFKWLSETGGMAEAEMLKTFNCGIGMILVVEADRAGALTSLLEEAGETVHTLGQVSEGQGIRYTGALL, from the coding sequence ATGAGCAAGGGCAAGAACGGCATCACCTATGCCGAGGCAGGCGTGGATATCGACGCGGGCAATGCCCTCGTCGAGCGGATCAAGCCCGCCGCCAAGCGCACCGCGCGCCCCGGCGTGATGGCCGGATTGGGCGGGTTCGGCGCGCTTTTCGACCTCAAGGGGGCAGGGTACGACGACCCCATTCTCGTGGCCGCCACCGACGGCGTCGGCACCAAGCTGCGCATCGCCATCGACACCGGGAATGTCGAGACCATCGGCATCGACCTTGTCGCCATGTGCGTGAACGACCTTGTCTGCCAGGGCGCCGAGCCCCTGTTTTTCCTCGATTATTTCGCCACCGGTAAGCTCGAGACCGAAACCGCCGCGCGGATCATCGAAGGCATCGCCGAGGGCTGCGCGCAATCGGGCTGTGCCCTGATCGGCGGCGAGACGGCCGAGATGCCGGGCATGTACGAGGCGGGCGATTTCGACCTCGCCGGGTTCGCCGTGGGCGCGATGGAACGTGGCGCCGACCTGCCGGCGGGTGTGCAGGCGGGTGACGTGCTGCTGGGCCTCGGCAGCAGCGGCGTTCATTCCAACGGCTACAGCCTCGTGCGCAAGCTGGTCGAGATCTCGGGCCTCGGCTGGGAATCCGATTGCCCCTGGTCCGACGGCACTCTCGGTGCGGCCCTTCTGGCCCCCACGCGCCTCTATGTCCGCCAGGCCCTCGAAGCGGTCCGCGCGGGCGGCGTCCACGCGCTCGCCCACATCACCGGCGGCGGTCTGACCGAGAACCTGCCCCGCGTCCTCCCCGACGACCTGGGAGCCGAAATCGATCTGGACGCATGGGAATTGCCCGGCGTTTTCAAATGGTTGTCCGAGACCGGCGGTATGGCGGAAGCCGAGATGCTGAAGACCTTCAACTGCGGCATCGGCATGATCCTCGTGGTCGAGGCCGACCGGGCCGGGGCGCTGACGTCGCTGCTGGAAGAGGCCGGCGAAACCGTTCACACGCTCGGCCAGGTGAGCGAAGGGCAGGGCATCCGCTACACCGGCGCGCTCCTTTGA
- the rnd gene encoding ribonuclease D: MTTITTTEDLAAFCARAAECDYVTVDTEFLRERSYYSKLCLVQLALPTRGPDDAVLVDPIAGDLSLEPLYELFRDTSVVKVFHAARQDLEIFHVDAGLIPEPLFDTQVAAMVCGFGEQVGYETLVRRIARQSLDKTSRFTDWSRRPLTDAQRTYAVADVTHLRDIYEYLAAKLAETGREKWVAEEMEILKDPETYIIRPEDAWKRVKTRNASGRFLAIVRELARFREDYAQTRNVPRSRVFKDDALVELASTKPGSLNDLSRSRLLLREARKGDIADGILAAVKDGLDTPNDEVPKPDRSREKLQVNPALADLLRVLLKAKTEEFGVASKLIASAADLDAISGGERDVPALKGWRNEVFGRDAMRLCEGKVALAAKGKSIVTVDL, encoded by the coding sequence ATCACGACCATCACCACGACCGAAGATCTCGCGGCGTTCTGCGCCCGCGCGGCCGAGTGCGATTACGTGACCGTCGATACCGAGTTCCTGCGCGAGCGCAGCTACTATTCCAAACTGTGCCTCGTCCAGCTGGCACTCCCCACGCGCGGGCCGGACGATGCCGTTCTGGTCGACCCGATTGCCGGCGACCTCTCGCTCGAGCCGCTGTATGAACTGTTCCGCGACACGTCGGTGGTCAAGGTCTTCCATGCCGCGCGGCAGGACCTGGAAATCTTCCATGTCGATGCCGGGCTGATCCCCGAACCGCTCTTCGACACGCAGGTCGCGGCCATGGTCTGCGGCTTCGGCGAGCAGGTGGGCTATGAGACCCTCGTGCGCCGGATCGCCCGGCAGTCGCTCGACAAGACCTCGCGCTTCACCGACTGGTCGCGCCGCCCGCTGACCGACGCCCAGCGCACCTATGCCGTGGCCGACGTGACGCACCTGCGAGACATCTACGAATACCTCGCCGCCAAGCTGGCCGAGACGGGCCGCGAGAAATGGGTCGCCGAGGAGATGGAGATCCTCAAGGATCCCGAAACCTACATCATCCGCCCCGAGGATGCGTGGAAACGGGTGAAGACCCGCAACGCCTCGGGCCGGTTTCTGGCCATCGTGCGCGAACTGGCCCGGTTCCGCGAGGATTACGCCCAGACCCGCAACGTGCCGCGCAGCCGTGTCTTCAAGGACGATGCGCTGGTCGAGCTGGCCTCGACCAAGCCGGGCTCGCTGAACGACCTGTCGCGCTCGCGACTCCTGCTGCGCGAGGCCCGCAAGGGCGATATCGCCGACGGCATCCTCGCGGCGGTGAAAGACGGGCTCGACACGCCCAATGACGAGGTGCCCAAGCCCGACCGCTCGCGCGAGAAGCTGCAGGTGAACCCGGCGCTGGCCGATTTGCTGCGCGTGCTGCTCAAGGCCAAGACCGAGGAATTCGGCGTCGCCTCGAAACTGATCGCCAGTGCCGCGGATCTCGATGCCATCTCGGGCGGCGAGCGGGACGTGCCCGCGCTCAAGGGCTGGCGAAACGAGGTCTTCGGCCGCGACGCGATGCGCCTGTGCGAAGGCAAGGTGGCGCTGGCCGCCAAGGGCAAGTCGATCGTGACGGTCGACCTCTAA